In Amycolatopsis jiangsuensis, the following proteins share a genomic window:
- a CDS encoding helix-turn-helix domain-containing protein, translating to MAKAMTFEWHLRLRMAERGMFQTSYLVKPLHERGISLSREQVYRLVTSPPQRLSMDVFAALCDILECQPNDLIEIKPTAGDQRKAVGGSSAAPTARRSTIRRPEPS from the coding sequence ATGGCGAAGGCGATGACGTTCGAGTGGCACCTGCGGTTGCGGATGGCCGAACGAGGCATGTTCCAGACCTCCTACCTGGTCAAGCCGCTTCACGAGCGCGGAATCTCGCTCTCACGCGAACAGGTCTACCGATTGGTGACCTCGCCGCCGCAACGGTTGTCGATGGACGTATTCGCGGCGCTGTGCGACATCCTGGAGTGTCAGCCCAACGACCTCATCGAGATCAAGCCGACAGCCGGTGATCAGCGCAAGGCCGTTGGCGGCTCCAGCGCGGCTCCGACAGCGCGGCGGAGCACGATTCGGCGACCCGAGCCTTCATGA
- a CDS encoding GyrI-like domain-containing protein: protein MTLPAAGDEPATATIGAATFLSTTGQGVPGTDEFYAAKAKLGAAAGQLGHSGPIEILYWFEPEHGDVGIADFYWTVPLEHLRWRMLVHVPDDITLPAELAAALTDAGLFLFPYKEGKVVQVMHHGPFAGEDETMKRLGAYADAHGLRRRGPHHEIHLDTFDRTTPQDHFRTILRDPVT from the coding sequence ATGACCCTTCCCGCCGCCGGCGACGAACCCGCGACCGCGACCATCGGCGCCGCCACCTTCCTGTCCACCACCGGCCAAGGGGTGCCCGGAACCGACGAGTTCTACGCCGCCAAGGCGAAACTCGGCGCCGCAGCCGGCCAGCTCGGCCACTCCGGCCCCATCGAAATCCTGTACTGGTTCGAGCCCGAACACGGCGACGTCGGCATCGCCGACTTCTACTGGACCGTCCCGCTGGAACACCTTCGCTGGCGCATGCTCGTCCACGTGCCCGACGACATCACGCTCCCCGCCGAACTCGCGGCCGCACTCACCGACGCCGGGCTGTTCCTCTTTCCCTATAAAGAAGGCAAAGTCGTCCAGGTCATGCACCACGGACCCTTCGCCGGTGAAGACGAGACCATGAAACGACTCGGCGCCTACGCCGACGCCCACGGACTCCGCCGCCGCGGACCCCACCACGAGATCCACCTCGACACCTTCGACCGCACAACACCGCAAGACCACTTCCGCACCATCCTGCGCGACCCCGTCACCTAA
- a CDS encoding SDR family NAD(P)-dependent oxidoreductase has translation MGQLDGRTALVTGGSSGIGFAIARRFIEEGATVHVSGRRPDALRAAVSELGLRAHGIVGDVGDTADLDRLFTAVTRLDIVVANAGGGHHTPLAEVTETEFDTTFATNVRGQFFTVQKALPRLADGGSIILVSSIAGVNGAPGQSVYAATKAASRSLVRSWAAELASRRIRVNALLPGPTDTPGIAQARQEVLSGGGTWTHTTPLGDLVPTDQVAAAALYLASDHSTYITGTDLIVDGGNLVA, from the coding sequence ATGGGCCAGCTCGACGGCCGGACGGCTCTGGTGACCGGCGGATCCAGCGGCATCGGCTTCGCCATCGCACGGCGCTTCATCGAGGAAGGTGCGACCGTCCACGTCTCCGGCCGCCGCCCCGACGCGCTGCGCGCGGCGGTGTCGGAGCTCGGTCTCCGCGCGCACGGGATCGTCGGCGACGTGGGCGACACCGCCGATCTCGATCGGCTCTTCACGGCGGTCACGCGGCTCGATATCGTCGTCGCCAACGCCGGCGGAGGCCACCACACACCCCTCGCCGAGGTGACGGAGACCGAGTTCGACACCACCTTCGCCACCAACGTCCGCGGCCAGTTCTTCACCGTCCAGAAAGCACTGCCCCGCCTGGCCGACGGAGGCTCGATCATCCTCGTGTCCTCGATCGCCGGCGTCAACGGAGCACCCGGGCAAAGCGTCTACGCGGCAACAAAAGCGGCCTCCCGAAGCCTCGTCCGCTCCTGGGCGGCGGAGCTGGCGTCGCGCCGCATCCGCGTCAACGCGCTGCTGCCCGGCCCGACCGACACCCCCGGCATCGCGCAAGCCCGCCAGGAGGTGCTCTCCGGCGGCGGCACCTGGACCCACACCACGCCCCTCGGCGACCTGGTCCCCACCGACCAGGTGGCCGCGGCCGCCCTATACCTGGCCTCCGACCACAGCACCTACATCACCGGAACCGACCTCATCGTCGACGGCGGCAACCTCGTCGCCTGA
- a CDS encoding saccharopine dehydrogenase family protein, with protein sequence MNGRLLVYGATGYTGRLVAQHAVETGLDVVVAGRDPGRVAELAGELGVEARAFDTTDAVEAIKDIEVLLNVAGPFRDTARPLMDACLDAGVHYLDTTAEFATFTLAESLDERATRAGIMLMSGTGWDVVPSDCLALHTTRRVAEPHKLTIALRVTGGFSRGSLASAAGIEDLGTLVRRDGELTRLEAAVPRTFDFGNGPEECLPAPMGDLITAPKSTGLGDVEVYLGTDSGFTDTSDGPTADERAAGHYFALAEVTGRDGQIARSLVTTPTGYTFTQLSSVEIARRVLRGQVTPGYQSPASAYGPELATTIAGTTIVDLD encoded by the coding sequence GTGAACGGACGTCTTCTCGTCTACGGCGCCACCGGCTACACCGGACGGCTCGTCGCCCAGCACGCCGTCGAGACCGGCCTCGACGTCGTCGTGGCCGGCCGCGATCCCGGCCGCGTCGCCGAACTCGCCGGCGAACTCGGTGTCGAAGCCCGCGCCTTCGACACCACCGACGCCGTGGAGGCGATCAAGGACATCGAAGTCCTGCTCAACGTCGCCGGCCCGTTCCGGGACACCGCCCGCCCGCTCATGGACGCCTGTCTCGATGCCGGCGTCCACTACCTCGACACCACCGCCGAATTCGCCACCTTCACCCTCGCCGAATCGCTGGACGAACGAGCCACCCGGGCGGGGATCATGCTGATGTCCGGGACCGGGTGGGACGTCGTGCCCAGCGACTGTCTCGCCCTGCACACCACCCGCCGCGTCGCCGAGCCCCACAAGCTCACCATCGCCCTGCGGGTGACCGGCGGCTTCTCCCGCGGTTCGCTGGCCAGCGCGGCCGGGATCGAGGACCTGGGCACGCTCGTCCGTCGCGATGGCGAACTCACCCGCCTGGAGGCGGCCGTGCCCAGGACGTTCGACTTCGGCAACGGCCCGGAGGAGTGCCTGCCGGCCCCGATGGGCGACCTGATCACGGCGCCGAAGTCCACCGGTCTCGGCGATGTCGAGGTCTACCTCGGCACCGACAGCGGCTTCACCGACACCAGCGACGGGCCGACTGCCGACGAACGCGCGGCGGGCCACTACTTCGCCCTGGCCGAGGTGACCGGCCGCGACGGACAGATCGCCCGCTCGCTGGTCACCACGCCGACCGGCTACACGTTCACCCAGCTCAGCTCGGTCGAGATCGCCCGCCGAGTCCTCCGCGGCCAGGTCACACCCGGCTATCAAAGCCCGGCCTCGGCCTACGGACCTGAGCTCGCGACCACGATCGCCGGTACCACCATCGTCGACCTGGACTGA
- a CDS encoding aldo/keto reductase, with product MQLNSYRTLGRSGLRVSPLALGAMTFGDGSWGTTAEDAFPILNHYLEAGGNFVDTANQYNDGASEETLGAYFARYPHLRERVVLSTKFGGTLFPDDPNAGGAGRKAITSQLEGSLRRLGTDYVDLYWMHQWDRHTPLEETLSTLDDLVRAGKVRAIGLSNTPAWWVAQAATTSALRGWTSIAALQVEYSLLARTVEGEQFGAARAFGLGITPWSPLASGVLSGKYSRGKTDPAGSGRAGYAAPMLTERTFTLLDELERIAGELGATVAAVALAWVRQQQEITSILVGARTLTQLKANLASVEVTLTAGHLAALDALSTPSLEYPFPFLDEVGIGYQQGNTTINGLGSKAFERA from the coding sequence ATGCAGCTCAATTCCTACCGCACGCTCGGCCGTTCCGGGCTCCGGGTCAGCCCGCTGGCGCTGGGCGCGATGACGTTTGGCGACGGCAGCTGGGGCACCACCGCCGAGGATGCCTTCCCCATCCTGAACCACTACCTGGAGGCGGGCGGCAACTTCGTCGACACCGCCAACCAGTACAACGACGGCGCGTCCGAGGAAACCCTGGGTGCCTACTTCGCCCGCTACCCGCACCTGCGCGAGCGGGTCGTGCTGTCGACGAAGTTCGGCGGCACGCTGTTCCCGGACGACCCGAACGCCGGCGGCGCGGGCCGCAAGGCGATCACCTCCCAGCTGGAGGGGTCGCTGCGCCGGCTGGGCACCGACTACGTCGACCTGTACTGGATGCACCAGTGGGACCGCCACACCCCACTCGAGGAAACGTTGTCCACATTGGATGACCTCGTGCGGGCGGGGAAGGTCCGCGCGATCGGGCTGTCCAACACCCCGGCCTGGTGGGTCGCGCAGGCCGCGACGACCTCGGCGCTGCGCGGCTGGACGAGCATCGCCGCACTGCAGGTCGAGTACTCGCTGCTGGCCCGCACGGTCGAGGGCGAGCAGTTCGGCGCCGCCCGCGCGTTCGGGCTCGGCATCACCCCGTGGAGCCCGCTGGCCAGCGGGGTGCTCTCGGGCAAGTACTCGCGCGGGAAGACCGATCCCGCCGGGTCTGGCCGCGCGGGGTACGCGGCGCCGATGCTGACCGAACGCACCTTCACCCTGCTCGACGAGCTGGAGCGCATCGCAGGCGAGCTCGGCGCCACGGTCGCCGCGGTCGCATTGGCCTGGGTGCGCCAGCAGCAGGAGATCACCTCGATCCTCGTCGGCGCCCGCACGCTGACCCAGCTCAAGGCCAACCTGGCCTCGGTCGAAGTCACGCTGACCGCGGGGCACCTGGCCGCGCTCGACGCGCTGAGCACGCCGTCGCTGGAGTACCCGTTCCCCTTCCTCGACGAGGTCGGCATCGGCTACCAGCAGGGCAACACGACGATCAACGGCCTGGGCTCGAAAGCGTTCGAACGGGCATGA
- a CDS encoding helix-turn-helix domain-containing protein has translation MAAASATPLGEFLRASRARLDPADAGLIGASGSRRVAGLRREEVAVLAGVSADYYARLEQGRERNPSAQVLAAIGQALRLSADGKEHLYRLAGLNPRLGGAGDRDAVHPSLRQLLEAFPTSAAYVLSPSFDILATNTLAAALLAPFDGMRNMVRVQFTHPAAKTVFVQWETVVRDTVYALRLNAGRFPDDPEIRGLVEDMLEVSRDFRKLWNDQLVGALARAFKVFVHPEAGRVELTYQTFDVHDAPGQQLLVGTAEPDTRSAEAMSFLASLHAGR, from the coding sequence ATGGCCGCCGCCTCCGCCACGCCGCTGGGCGAGTTCCTCCGCGCCAGCCGCGCCCGCCTCGACCCCGCCGACGCGGGGCTGATCGGGGCGTCCGGCAGCCGGCGGGTGGCCGGGCTGCGCCGCGAGGAGGTCGCGGTGCTGGCCGGGGTCAGCGCCGACTACTACGCCCGCTTGGAACAGGGCCGCGAGCGCAACCCGTCGGCCCAGGTCCTCGCCGCGATCGGCCAGGCACTGCGGCTGAGCGCGGACGGCAAGGAGCACCTCTACCGCCTGGCCGGGCTCAACCCGCGGCTGGGCGGCGCCGGTGACCGGGATGCCGTGCACCCGTCGCTGCGGCAGCTGCTAGAGGCCTTCCCGACCTCGGCGGCCTACGTCCTGAGCCCGAGCTTCGACATCCTGGCCACGAACACCCTCGCCGCGGCGCTGCTGGCGCCGTTCGACGGGATGCGGAACATGGTCCGCGTCCAGTTCACCCACCCGGCGGCGAAGACGGTGTTCGTCCAGTGGGAAACCGTGGTCCGCGACACGGTCTATGCGCTGCGTCTGAACGCCGGCCGGTTTCCGGACGACCCGGAGATCCGCGGCCTGGTCGAGGACATGCTGGAGGTGTCCAGGGACTTCCGGAAGCTGTGGAACGACCAGCTGGTCGGGGCACTCGCCCGCGCGTTCAAGGTGTTCGTGCACCCCGAAGCCGGGCGGGTCGAGCTGACGTACCAGACCTTCGACGTGCACGACGCGCCCGGCCAGCAGCTGCTGGTGGGCACGGCCGAGCCGGACACCCGCAGTGCCGAGGCGATGTCCTTCCTCGCTTCCCTGCACGCCGGGCGCTGA